The DNA segment CAGTTAGGAGCACTTTCTATTGCATCAAAAGTGAAAACACCTTGTAAACTTTCTACTTTCGATCTGATTTTCATTACTTTATCATAAAGTTCACGATCGGAAACGAAACAGTATTTTACATCTGCATTATTAAAAATAAAATCATAATCTTCAGCAGATATACTAGGGTAAACAGGAACCGATACAGCACCAATTTGGGCAATACCCAAGTCCATAACTGCCCATTCTGTTCGGGTTGCAGTGGTAATTAATGCAATCTTATCTCCTGGTTTAATACCTAACTTTAGTAATCCCCTGGAAATCTTATTTCCTAGTGTAGTTAATTCTACAGTAGAGGTTTTCTGCCACTTCCCATCATACTTCGTGACGAACATATCGTCTCTAGAATATTTTTCTAATGCATTGTGGGCAAAATCAAAAGTTCTTTTTATTGTCATATCTAAATATTTTTTACTGATAAATTATAAATAACCAATGGAACACTGATTATTTGTAAAAATATCATTTTTATTTTAACTCGCAAGAACATTTATAAAGGAATATTTGTTTTAATTTTTTACTTTTTAGAAATATTGTAAATTTACCACCAAACAATTTTTAAACTTTATGAATTTTAATTTATCTGAAGAACAGTTAATGATTCAGCAAGCGGCAAGAGATTTTGCTCAAACTGAACTTTTACCAGGAGTAATAGAAAGGGATAACGCTCAGAGGTTTCCGCACGAACAGGTAAAGAAAATGGGGGAACTTGGATTTTTAGGAATGATGGTTGATCCGAAATATGGTGGTGCCGGTATGGACAGTATATCTTATGTTTGTGCCATTGAAGAAATTGCCAAAGTAGACGCTTCCGCTGCGGTCGTAATGTCTGTAAACAATTCTTTGGTTTGTGCGGGCTTGGAAAAATATTGTAACGAAGAGCAAAAAATGAAATATTTAGTGCCTCTTGCAAGTGGGGAAGTGATTGGTGCTTTCGCTTTATCTGAGCCAGAAGCTGGTTCTGATGCCACTTCTCAGCAAACTACAGCGGTAGACAGAGGAGATCACTATATATTAAACGGTACCAAAAACTGGATTACCAATGGTGGAAACGCTACTTACTATATTGTTATTGCACAAACTGATCCCGAAAAGAAACACAAAGGAATTAATGCCTTTATCGTAGAAAAAGGATGGCCAGGTTTTGAGATCGGACCAAAAGAAGATAAATTAGGAATTCGTGGGAGTGATACCCATTCTCTATTATTCACGGATGTGAAGGTTCCTAAAGAGAATAGAATCGGAGAAGATGGTTTCGGATTTGCATTTGCAATGGGAGTTTTAAATGGTGGTAGAATCGGGATTGCTTCTCAGGCTTTAGGAATCGCTTCTGGTGCTTATGAGCTGGCATTAAAATATGCGAAAACCAGAAAAGCTTTTAAAACGGAGATTATCAATCACCAAGCGATCGCTTTTAAATTAGCAGATATGGCTACATCTATTATGGCAGCCAGAATGTTATGTTATAAAGCAGCGGTTGAAAAAGATGAAGGAAAAGATATTTCTGAAATCGGTGCGATGGCGAAATTATATGCGTCGCAAGTCGCAATGGATACTTCAATTGAAGCGGTCCAGATCCATGGGGGTTATGGATACGTAAAAGAATACCATGTAGAAAGAATGATGCGTGATGCGAAGATTACCCAAATATATGAGGGAACTTCTGAAATCCAAAAAATTGTTATTTCCAGAAGTATCGCCAAATAACTACTATAAATAAAAATTTGCCATGAAAAAAGTTTGGATCATTGTTGTTGCCGTTCTCCTTGTTTTGGGAGGTTTTATGTGGTACAAGTATTTTTTCGTATTCGCTGAAGGAGTAAAATCCGGATATCTTAATTATGCGAACAAGAAAGGATATATTTTTAAAACCTATGAAGGTAAATTAATTCAGGAAGGTTTTGGCCGTGGAAAAACGGGTGGCTTGACCAGTTATGAATTCGAATTTTCTGTCGAAAACGAAGCTGTTTTTAAACAACTCGAAGAAAACAGTGGAAAACAATTCGATCTGCATTACAAAGAATACAATGGTGCTATCCCGTGGCGAGGAAATACCAAATATGTGGTTGATAAAGTTGTCAACATGAAATAAAAGAAAATCCTTTCAGCATCTGAAAGGATTTCTTATTTTTAAAAAATGAAAGAATATTTATTAAAGAGAGAAAGAATATTTCACTTTTTGTCATTGGCACTCATCGCCGGTTCCTTATTTCTAAAAGATCCGATCCAGAAAATGACCATTTTAGGTTTAGGAATCGTTGGCCTTCTTTTGTTATCAATACTAAAGAAACAAAAAGCTCTGACCGTCATTTACTTGGCTCTTTTACTTTTGTCTGGGCTTGGCTATTATTTAATTACGACCGGAAAACTTCAGTTTTAACATTCACTCTTTAAGAAACTTTTACTTATTTTTTAGGTAGATATTTCGAATAATCCGGCTCATTAGTAGGTTGATTATTTTCGTTTTCTATAATTTCTGATGGAGAAGTTACGCGAGTTGTTTCATGTTGAGTATTTATTTGGTTTCCTAAATCCTTTATTTTCCTTTTGTTTCTATTTCTTCGTATAAAAAACAAGATCAGGCCTGCAATAAGAAAAATAGGCCAAAAGGGTAGGACTGCGATCGTTATTTCTTCTAAAACTCTAAATCCACTCATAAATGCGTTAGTTGATTTATCACCGAAAGAGTCTTGTCTTCCGTCGGTATCATTCCCGATAATACGAGTTTCGGCGAATTTCTCATTTTGTATGAAGGTTAGTTCAATATCACACATCTGGTTAGAATCATACTCTGTTCCTTCACTTGCAGTACTTTTAAGCTGTACGTCTCCAAATTCTTTAGAAAGTGTTTGGCTTAACTGATCGAAATTTTGCAGCGGAACTTTTATAGAAATGTTTTCTCGTTGAATTCCCTCATTCTGACTAAAATTTTCACTAACAATATTTGCATTGCTTTCACTAATCTTCAGATTCAACAATGATTTTGCATTCGGAAGTTCTTCTACTTTAATTTCAAATCTGGCAGATTTTACCAAAGGATCTTTATGAACAATTGGTGGAATAACAACTGTGTTGTTTCGATTAATCTGTGGATTTTGACTTTCAGAATTTGGTGGCGTAGTTACTTTTTGGGTTTGCGTTTGTTGAAGTATTTTGTCAGCCGTTTTGCTTAAAACTGAAATTGCATTTTCACCATTCTTTAATAACTGACTAGCAGAATCTAATGTTTTTGCAACATCAGTTCCTGTTTTTACATGTTTTGTGATCTCAGCAATATCTTTGTTAATGGAATCGATCTTCCAAGTTCCAGACTTCAGAGTACTGTCGATTCTTTTGGTCTGTTTTTCAATTTCTGGAATGATGACTTTTTTGGCAATTCCGTTGGAATCGTTCACCCTTTTCGAAATGGAATCCAAAATCTTTAAACCATCTCTTGCTTTGGTGAAAAGGCTATCCGCGGTTTTAATGGAACTGGTCGTATCATTAAATTCCTGCTTGCTACAGGAAAAAAGCAACATAAAAATAGAAAGAAACGCAATTATATTTTTCATTATTTTTTTTAATTGTAATCGACGCTAGATAATCAAATAGTATTCCCTTCGGTATTGCAAAAGACTCCTAAAATATTTAAGAGTCTGTATATCTATTCCTTGCAAATCAGTTTACAAAACCTTTACAAATTAATCTTGTTTAAATTCACTTATAAAATGCAGTTTCACATTTGGGAACTTCTCCTGAGTCATATGAATCGTAAATGCTGAATCTGCTAAAAATACCATTTGACCGTATTTATCTCTACACATAAAGCGCTGTTTCAATCTCGCAAACTCTTTAAATTCCTCAGATTTTTCGTCAGCTTCAATCCAACATGCTTTGTGAATCGAAAGAGGTTCGTAATTACATTTCGCTCCGTATTCATGCTCGAGACGGTATTGAATAACCTCGTATTGAAGTGCTCCAACGGTTCCAATGATTTTTCTGTTATTCATTTCTAGGGTGAATAATTGAGCGACTCCTTCATCCATTAACTGATCGATTCCTTTGGCCAGCTGTTTCGCTTTTAACGGATCGTCATTATTAATATATCTGAAATGTTCAGGAGAGAAATTTGGTATTCCTTTGAAACTTAATTTTTCGCCACCTGTTAAGGTGTCTCCGATCCTGAAATTTCCGGTATCGTGAAGTCCTACAATATCACCAGGGAAACTTTCGTCAACGACTTCTTTTTTATCAGCGAAGAAAGCGTTAGGAGAAGAAAATTTCATTTTTTTATTTTCTCTTACTAACAGATAGTTTTCATTTCGTTTGAATGTTCCGGAAACGATTTTTACGAAAGCCAATCGATCGCGGTGTTTCGGATCCATATTGGCATGAATTTTAAAAATAAATCCAGTGAAATCTTTCTCTTCCGGTTTTACAATTCTGGAATCACTTTCTTTTGGTTGTGGATTTGGTGCGATTTCGATAAAAGCATCTAACAATTCGCGAACACCAAAATTATTCAAAGCAGATCCGAAGAAAACCGGTTGCTGATTACCATTCATGTAATCTTCACGATTAAATTCGGGATAGACTTCGCTAATTAATTCCAATTCCTCGCGCATCGTTTCAGCAGCTTTCGAACCAATTGCTTCATCGATCTTTGGATCATTAATATCATCAAATTTTACGGCTTGACCTACTCTTTGTTTTTTTTCCTCTAAGAATAGCTGAATATTATGTTCCCAAATGTTATAAATACCCTGGAAATCACTTCCCATACCAATTGGCAAAGAAAGTGGAACGACAGTTAAACCTAATTTTTGCTCCACTTCATCTAACAAATCGAAAGCATCTTTTCCTTCGCGGTCTAATTTATTAATGAAAACAATCATAGGGATGTTTCGCATTCTACAAACCTGAACCAGTTTTTCGGTTTGTTCCTCAACTCCTTTTGCAACATCAACAACCACGATTACAGAGTCAACAGCTGTTAAGGTCCGGTAGGTGTCTTCTGCAAAGTCTTTGTGACCAGGAGTGTCCAGAATATTGATTTTGTGACCTTTATATTCAAAAGCCAAAACCGAAGTTGCAACAGAGATTCCTCTCTGTCTTTCAATTTCCATGAAATCAGAAGTAGCTCCTTTCTTAATCTTATTGGATTTTACAGCCCCTGCTTCCTGAATTGCACCTCCGAAAAGCAATAATTTTTCCGTAAGTGTGGTCTTTCCAGCATCGGGATGTGCGATAATTCCGAAAGTTTTTCTTTTTCCTATTTCTTTAAGTAGATCTGACATAATTAAATTTGAGACTGCAAAAATCGCTTTTTTTTATCGAAAATGAAAATGACGTCTATTTTGACTTTATTTTGTTTTCTCTTAAAAAGTTGAGTTCTTATTACGACCTTTTGATTTATAAATTTATATTTGTGGAAATTAAATTTTTATGGAAGAAAATCGACTGAAGAATAAGGGTATTTTTGATGGTTATGGAGCTATGGCATTAATTGGAGGCTTGGTTGGAGGTAGCATTATTGTTGCCGTTTTCAACTTTATTGCGATGTACGTTTTTAAAGTTAATTTCCAGTATGATGATATCTATTTGATCATTTCTCAAATTGCCACATTTGGTGGAGCAATTTTCGCCTTCGATTATTTCGTCTATCGACCTAATACTGGGAGAAAACTTAATTTTAATTTTTCCCCTACCAATTTAATGACTTATTTTTTAATTTTTCCAATGATGTTCGGAATGATGCTCATTGCTGAATTTGTTACCATGCAAATTCCTACTTCTGGGCCTGTTTTTGGGGAAATGTATCGCTATTTTTCGAAGTTAATGGACCAAATGTCAAGTGATCCTGCTACTTTAATACTTTTAGCCGTTATCTTGGCCCCGATATTTGAGGAGATTGTTTTTCGTGGTATTATTATGAAAGGTCTTATCAATAAAGGAATGAAACCGAAAAAGGCTATTATTATTGCTGCAGTGGTTTTTGGTTTGGTTCATGCTAATCCTTGGCAATTTGTAGGCGCGGTATTATTAGGTTTGGTTTTGGGCTTGGTTTACTATAAAACAAAGTCCTTATTATTACCCATCTTATTGCATGCCTTTAACAATTTGATTTCCGCACTGCTCATTTTTAATGGTAATACAGAAAGTCTCGCAGAAACTTTTCATATATCTGAATGGATCCTGTTAGGTGTAGGTGTCATATTATTCACTTCCTTCTATATTCTTTTTGCTAAAAGATACCGTGTACACTATGCCGAGGCTTAATTTCTTTCTATAAAATCAAAGTACTATTTAATAATTCCATTATACCAAAATTTGTCGCTCATTAATAAAAATCTATGAAAAAAGAAATCCTCATTGCAACTCATAATACTCACAAAAAAGAAGAAATTCAGCAAATATTAGGAGATAAATTTACCGTCACTTCGCTTACAGACTATGATATTCATGATGAAATTGTAGAAGATGGATCTAGTTTTCATGCCAATGCTTTGATCAAGGCACAATATTGTTTTGATAAAACTGGAAAACCAAGTTTGGGAGATGATTCAGGTCTAGTTGTTGAAGCTTTAGATGGAAGACCTGGGATTTACTCTGCGCGCTATGCTGGAAATCATGATTTTGCAAAAAATATGGCGAAAGTTTTGGAGGAATTAGACGGCATAGAAAACCGTAAAGCCTATTTCGTAACGGTGATGTGTTTGGTTGATGAATTTGGAACTAATTATTTTGAAGGTAGAGTATATGGACATTTAACTAAAGAGATTCGCGGTGAAAAAGGATTCGGTTATGATCCTATTTTTATTCCAGACAATCACGAAATCACCTTTGCCCAAATGCGTGCTGAGGATAAAAATAAGATCAGTCACCGTAAAAAAGCGATCGAACAGTTTTTGAGATTTATGGAGAATTAGGTAAAGTCATTTAAATGAAATTTTAGTGAAATTCCGGTATGAGTTTTTAAACGAAATATCGTATTTTTGCACTCACTTATATTAAAAAGAAATGTTAGAAAAGATTGATGAATTATTGGTTGACGTAAATAAATTCAGTTCAGCAAATAAAGATGAGATAGAACAGTTCCGCATCAAATTCAGTGGGAAGAAAGGAATTATAAATGATATCTTTTCTAAATTTAAAGAAGTTCCTAACGAACAGAAAAAAGAGTTTGGCCAGAAGATAAATGCATTGAAACAAGCAGTAGAAGCTAAACTTGAAGATTTAAAGAATACAACAAGTTCTACATTGATCCTTGAAAAAGATGATTTGACCAAACCTGGTTTTCCATCCGAATTGGGTACACGTCATCCTATCAATTTAGTAAAGAACAGAATTATAGAAATCTTCAGATCAATCGGTTTTGCTGTTGCAGATGGACCAGAAATTGAAGATGACTGGCATAATTTTACCGCGTTGAATCTTCCGGAATACCACCCTGCAAGAGATATGCAGGATACCTTTTTCATCGAAACCGCTCCAGATATTTTATTAAGAACGCATACTTCTTCAGTGCAGATCCGTTATATGGAGGAAAATGAACCACCGATGAGAATTTTATCTCCTGGACGCGTATTTAGGAATGAGGCGATCTCATCACGTTCACATTGTATCTTCCACCAGATCGAAGGTTTATATATCGACCAAAATGTAAGTTTTGCAGATTTGAAACAAACGATCCAATATTTTACCACGGAACTTTTCGGAAAGTCAAAAATTAGATTACGGCCTTCTTATTTCCCCTTCACAGAACCAAGTGCAGAAGTAGACGTTTACTGGGGTTTAAACTCAGAAACTGACTACCGAATTACAAAAGGTACGGGTTGGCTGGAAATTATGGGGTGTGGAATGGTTGATCCTGCCGTTTTGACCAATGTGAATATAGATCCTGATAAATTCTCTGGTTATGCTTTTGGAATGGGGATTGAAAGAATAGTGATGTTGCTCTATCAAATGAGTGATATCCGTATGTTCTTTGAAAATGATAAAAGAATGCTCGAGCAGTTTAAGTCGCTTTAGCATTTTTAAAATAAAGAAAAAGACCGTTTCAATAATTTTGAAGCGGTCTTTTACTTTGTTATGTTCTATTGATTGTTATGACATTTTCTAAATAGCCTAAGCTTTCTTCTTAAACAGGTTTTTCGTTTTATTGTAATCTAGATAGTAAGTAACTTTTAACGAAATGTTGTTTAGCATTTTCTCATTGAATAATCGGTCAAAATTATCTTTAAATTTCAATCGCGAAACACCTAAATAATCGTCAACGGCATTTCTATATAACAATGTAAGTTGACTCCCAGGTGCAAACCACCAGGAATATCGCAGATCTACATTCCAGGAGTTATAGGTTCCATTTAAATTTTTGGTAAATAAGTTAGTATCTGCCAAACTACCGTCGTGATTCAGCGTGTAGAAATTTTTATAAGTAACATCTGAATAATAGTGTCGAAATTCCAGTGACAAAGACATTTTATCGTTAAAAGTGTAGCGTGAACTTAGACTGTTTTCATAGGTATTTCTCTGCCTTCTTCCAATAAAGATCTCACCACCATCACTTCCTGCAAATCCCGTTTCATTGTTGCTGAAAGAGGGGCTGAAACTATAGCTGGTACTGAACTTATCTGAAAAACGGTATTTCAAATTAATATTCGATCGAACTAAATTTCGTCCTTGTTCATCAAAAGCATAATAATCCAAGTCGAAATTGTATTGAAACTTTTTTCGACTGTCACTATTGATCCAAATCCATGGATTAATATATGCAGGATTTTTCAGAAACCGTCCGACTGTTCGTGGCTCGTAAGTATCATTCTCTCCAAAGGGACTCGTTTCTAAACCTGCTCCATAATTTCTAAAATCTTTTGTCGTGAACTGCAAATTACTGTTTAGAACGATTTTTTTATTTAAAAATGGCTGTAATTGGTGTGCATATGAAAGATTGATATTTGCATTAATGGAATTAAATTTTTCAGTTGGTTGCAGTGTACGGTAATTATAGTGAGTGCTATAGTTCACATAATTTGTACTTGTAGAAAAACCTAAATCATTAATATCCCAATTTTTATCTTTATAATTAGCATTTATCCCAAATCTATTTTTCCCGGCGTTTTTATCAAATCCTATTTCACTACTGGATCCAAATTTAGTATCACCATCCATCACCCAACTTCCTTTGAGATTTCCGTAGTAATTAAAAATATTTTTTTTGTCATTGATACTCCATAATAAACCAGTTGAATTAGCATCCCGAAATTTTCCTTCGCGCATCACATTCGTATTAACGAGTGTAACTGATGAGTTTTTATTAAATCTTTGATCCAGAACTAAAACATTGTAATTGGCCCAAGGTTCAACGATCTCTTGTCTCGTTTGCCCACTTTGATCATTTACAATGGACGCTTCCATTTCTTCTGTAATTCCATTAAAAAAACCAATACCTAATCCCTTGTTTGTTCTTCCTGAAATTTTAAAAGCATTAAACAATTTTACTTTAGATGGATAATTAATGACTGTTTCATCTATAGAAGTAGTTGGGTAATTAGAGGGCGATCCCCCAATACGTCGGGAGTAGAAAAGATTACCTTTACTAAACAGTTCGGTACCTTCTGTAAAAAAAGAACGTTGCTCACCAAATTGCTGTTCAAACGGACCCAGATTTAAAATTGCAGGATCAAAACTGGTTTGCCCAAAATCTGGTATCAAAGTCATATCCAAAGTGAACGCATCATTAATTCCATATTTGATGTCCATTCCACCATTAAAATTAGTTGTAGTTTTTTCATCATAGTTATTTACATAACTTGAAAAATAAGGAGTTAGTGACAATCTTAAAGGAGGTTGGATGTCTTTTATTCCTTCTAAAGTACCGTCATACATTAAATAGTCTCCTTTCTTATTATCAACAAAATTCCAACTAAGATTTTGATTTGTTTTCTGAATGATTCTCATCATATTAAGTCCCCAAGTTTGAATGTCTTTTTTGGGAAAACGCAGCTCAGAATAAGGAATTTTAATTTCTGCGGTCCATCCGTTTTCATTTATGTTTACCGCTGAATACCACACTGGATTCCAGGAGAAATCATCATTGGAATTGGACATTATTTTAGCATCTGCTTGCACTCCGGAAGCTTGTAATATGAAAAAAACACCTTGTTGTTGATCATTATAACCATTGATCGTTATTGCAAAAGCATCGTCATTGCCAATGTCGTCTCTTTCTACCAGTTCTCTTTGTATATTTTCAGGATGAGGATCATACATTGTTGCACCGAAATAGACCCCGGTATCATCATACATGATTTTTACGACCGTCTTAAAGTCTTCGGGTTCTGGTTTGCCGTTGGAAGGGTTTCTTTCTATAAAGTTTTGCGCAATTGGTGCAGTTTTCCAGACTTCTTCATCTAAAATACCGTCAATTTTTGGTGCTTGGCTAATCTTTGAGAGACTGATTCTCTTTCTATCAATACTGTCTTTAATCTTAGTTTGGCCAATTAGGTTTATCGCGCTGAAGGAGATCAGCATTGTTGCAAGCAGAACTTTCATTTACCAGTTTTCTTATAAGACAATAAAAGCTACTTAAATGTTACATTGAATTATAAATTTTTTAAAAAAAAAACGAACCGAAGTCCGTTTATAATAATTTATGCCATAATAATAAATTTATTTTACAAAACTTAAAGGATATTTTACATTCGAATAAGACTCAATATCTGCTTTTAATGACCCTACTGCTAATTCAGCTTTAATTGAAACAGGAACGTGGTTAGCATCGTTTGTTACCCAAAGAGTAACTCCTTCTTTATCTTTAAAAACACGGCCACTAATTACTTGCGGAATAATTTTGAGACAGTTTATATTTCCAAATTTGGTCTTTAGATTTTCAACACCTATAACTTTAAGTTGAAAAGGGAACATTTCATCATCAATCCATACATCTACTTTTTTCACAGCTCCAACTTTAAGGTCAGAATCACTTAAGGTTCTAAGATAATAGAAAGCAGACAACATGTCCTGAATACCTTTGACCGAATTCAATTTTTTTGTTTCATTTTTCTCCTTATCAGTTAAGAGAAGGGTTTGATTACTTTGGTTAAAAACTGTTTCAAAATGTTGGGTGTAATTTCCTTCTTTTACATTACGTACATAGAAACTTGGTAAAGCAGTATTATAATTAATAAAACTTTCATAATGATCTTCCACTTTAAAAAATGCACGAACTGCACCTGTTGTTTTTCCATAACCCTTTACGTACAAGTGCGGCTGCCCTTGATAATTTACTTTTAAAGTGGTCAGGCTTGCGGTCCCTGCATTCAATAATCCGTAATGAATTCTATATTTTAGCACTTCTCCGGATTGGATATTCTGGAGTTTTTGCCCGCTTGAAAACAGCATGGTAATAACTCCAAACAATAATAAAATCTTTTTCATGCGGATGCTTTTGCAAATAATTTGCCAAAATTACTAAACATTGAAATTGGATATAAAATATATGACAATTGTCACATGCGCTCACCGAGGTTTTCTTTTAAATTTTGTAAATTTGTGAAAATATTCCCTAATTTTTAATTAATGATTACTACAGATATATTAATAATAGGCGCTGGTCCAACAGGACTTTTTGCAATTTTTGAAGCAGGTTTGTTAAAAATGAAATGTCATCTTATCGACGCACTCCCACAACCTGGCGGGCAGCTAACAGAGCTTTATCCTAAGAAACCTATTTTTGATATTCCTGGTTTTCCCTCTATCAATGCTGGTGCGTTGGTTGATAATTTAATGGAGCAAACGAAGCAATTTCAGCCAGGATTTACTTTGGGTGAAACTGCTCAGACCCTGACCAAACTCGAAGATGGAACTTTTGAAGTGATTACTAATAAAGGAACCATTCATCGTGCGAAAGCAGTTGCAATTGCGGGTGGTTTAGGAACTTTTGAACCTAGAAAACCTACTTTGGAAAATCTTTCAGATTTTGAGGAGAAGGGAATTGAATATTTTATCAAAGAACCTGAGCATTTTAGAGATAAGAAAGTAGTAATAGCTGGTGGTGGAGACTCCGCGTTGGACTGGAGCATTTTCTTAGCCGACATTGCGAGTGAAGTAACCTTAATTCACCGTAGAAATGAATTTCGTGGGGCTTTGGATTCTGTAGAAAAAGTACAGGTATTAAAAGATCAGGGGAAGATCAATTTAATTACTCCTGCAGAAGTTACCGGTTTAAAAGGTGACGGTAAATTGTCTGCAATTACTGTTGAAAAAGAAGGAGAAACTTTCGATGTAGAAACCGATTATTTTATTCCTCTATTTGGTCTGACTCCTAAATTGGGAGATATCGCAAACTGGGGTCTGGAAATTGAAAAAAATGCAATTGTTGCAAATAATGCTTTGGATTACCAAACCAATATTCCTGGAGTGTATGCAATCGGTGATGTGAATACATATCCAGGCAAATTGAAATTGATTTTGTGCGGTTTTCATGAAGCGACCTTAATGTGCCAAAGTGTTTATAATATGTTGAACCCAGGTAAAAAATTCGTCTTAAAATATACAACCGTAAGTGGAGTAGATGGTTTTGATGGAAGTCGGAAGCAAGCTGAAAAAGCGGTTGTCATGAAAATTAACTAATACCATTCCACGTTTCGTCAAACTTTAAACTATTATACAAGTAGAGCAATGCAGGATATCAATCTTAAAATTACAGATAGAAACGGGCAAATTCATGAGGTGGTTGCACCCACTGACATGTCAATGAACCTTATGGAAGTTATTCGTTCTTACGAATTGGCAGAAGAAGGGACAATTGGGGTGTGTGGTGGAATGGCAATGTGTGCGTCCTGTCAGGTTTACGTAGTTGATGGAGCAGATAAATTGCAGGAAATGGGAGATGAAGAGGATGCCATGTTAGGTGAAGCTTTTCACGTAAA comes from the Chryseobacterium sp. SNU WT5 genome and includes:
- a CDS encoding peptide chain release factor 3; protein product: MSDLLKEIGKRKTFGIIAHPDAGKTTLTEKLLLFGGAIQEAGAVKSNKIKKGATSDFMEIERQRGISVATSVLAFEYKGHKINILDTPGHKDFAEDTYRTLTAVDSVIVVVDVAKGVEEQTEKLVQVCRMRNIPMIVFINKLDREGKDAFDLLDEVEQKLGLTVVPLSLPIGMGSDFQGIYNIWEHNIQLFLEEKKQRVGQAVKFDDINDPKIDEAIGSKAAETMREELELISEVYPEFNREDYMNGNQQPVFFGSALNNFGVRELLDAFIEIAPNPQPKESDSRIVKPEEKDFTGFIFKIHANMDPKHRDRLAFVKIVSGTFKRNENYLLVRENKKMKFSSPNAFFADKKEVVDESFPGDIVGLHDTGNFRIGDTLTGGEKLSFKGIPNFSPEHFRYINNDDPLKAKQLAKGIDQLMDEGVAQLFTLEMNNRKIIGTVGALQYEVIQYRLEHEYGAKCNYEPLSIHKACWIEADEKSEEFKEFARLKQRFMCRDKYGQMVFLADSAFTIHMTQEKFPNVKLHFISEFKQD
- a CDS encoding DUF4349 domain-containing protein, which translates into the protein MKNIIAFLSIFMLLFSCSKQEFNDTTSSIKTADSLFTKARDGLKILDSISKRVNDSNGIAKKVIIPEIEKQTKRIDSTLKSGTWKIDSINKDIAEITKHVKTGTDVAKTLDSASQLLKNGENAISVLSKTADKILQQTQTQKVTTPPNSESQNPQINRNNTVVIPPIVHKDPLVKSARFEIKVEELPNAKSLLNLKISESNANIVSENFSQNEGIQRENISIKVPLQNFDQLSQTLSKEFGDVQLKSTASEGTEYDSNQMCDIELTFIQNEKFAETRIIGNDTDGRQDSFGDKSTNAFMSGFRVLEEITIAVLPFWPIFLIAGLILFFIRRNRNKRKIKDLGNQINTQHETTRVTSPSEIIENENNQPTNEPDYSKYLPKK
- the rdgB gene encoding RdgB/HAM1 family non-canonical purine NTP pyrophosphatase is translated as MKKEILIATHNTHKKEEIQQILGDKFTVTSLTDYDIHDEIVEDGSSFHANALIKAQYCFDKTGKPSLGDDSGLVVEALDGRPGIYSARYAGNHDFAKNMAKVLEELDGIENRKAYFVTVMCLVDEFGTNYFEGRVYGHLTKEIRGEKGFGYDPIFIPDNHEITFAQMRAEDKNKISHRKKAIEQFLRFMEN
- a CDS encoding acyl-CoA dehydrogenase; this encodes MNFNLSEEQLMIQQAARDFAQTELLPGVIERDNAQRFPHEQVKKMGELGFLGMMVDPKYGGAGMDSISYVCAIEEIAKVDASAAVVMSVNNSLVCAGLEKYCNEEQKMKYLVPLASGEVIGAFALSEPEAGSDATSQQTTAVDRGDHYILNGTKNWITNGGNATYYIVIAQTDPEKKHKGINAFIVEKGWPGFEIGPKEDKLGIRGSDTHSLLFTDVKVPKENRIGEDGFGFAFAMGVLNGGRIGIASQALGIASGAYELALKYAKTRKAFKTEIINHQAIAFKLADMATSIMAARMLCYKAAVEKDEGKDISEIGAMAKLYASQVAMDTSIEAVQIHGGYGYVKEYHVERMMRDAKITQIYEGTSEIQKIVISRSIAK
- the pheS gene encoding phenylalanine--tRNA ligase subunit alpha, whose amino-acid sequence is MLEKIDELLVDVNKFSSANKDEIEQFRIKFSGKKGIINDIFSKFKEVPNEQKKEFGQKINALKQAVEAKLEDLKNTTSSTLILEKDDLTKPGFPSELGTRHPINLVKNRIIEIFRSIGFAVADGPEIEDDWHNFTALNLPEYHPARDMQDTFFIETAPDILLRTHTSSVQIRYMEENEPPMRILSPGRVFRNEAISSRSHCIFHQIEGLYIDQNVSFADLKQTIQYFTTELFGKSKIRLRPSYFPFTEPSAEVDVYWGLNSETDYRITKGTGWLEIMGCGMVDPAVLTNVNIDPDKFSGYAFGMGIERIVMLLYQMSDIRMFFENDKRMLEQFKSL
- a CDS encoding CPBP family intramembrane glutamic endopeptidase; this translates as MEENRLKNKGIFDGYGAMALIGGLVGGSIIVAVFNFIAMYVFKVNFQYDDIYLIISQIATFGGAIFAFDYFVYRPNTGRKLNFNFSPTNLMTYFLIFPMMFGMMLIAEFVTMQIPTSGPVFGEMYRYFSKLMDQMSSDPATLILLAVILAPIFEEIVFRGIIMKGLINKGMKPKKAIIIAAVVFGLVHANPWQFVGAVLLGLVLGLVYYKTKSLLLPILLHAFNNLISALLIFNGNTESLAETFHISEWILLGVGVILFTSFYILFAKRYRVHYAEA